TAAGGCTGTTTTATACTTGGCCTAACGACGTGTTTGTAGACTCGACATTTCATTTTATACTCCGGTGGATTTGACTGTCTGTCGACCGTAGCTGCGACTGTCGGTTTCCATGTTCATGTTGCAGACGTAAAAACTGAACTTTGACCCCCCGTTTTCAGAGTCCGTTGTCATGGTTACCAGAAACGAGAGAGAAGGCACGCGCTTCTAAAAGATCTTCATTAAGTAGAATGCCCGGCTTTTATTTCGTCACATTATTTAGATCTTGTTGTAATTTATCTTCCTGTAGTGATGGATACAAATGAGCTGAAGTGAAGACGTTGTCAGCTATGTGCTCTGGTCATTATTTTAACTGGCTAGACAGCGAGCTAACAAGCTAGAAACAAACCAAACATTGTTTAGGAAGTTGAGGTTATGATATTATAGAACTGGGTCTGGAAGTTGAGGtcatgatattatagaactggaTCTGGAAGTTGAGGtcatgatattatagaactggaTCTGGAAGTTGAGGtcatgatattatagaactggaTCTGGAAGTTGAGGTTatgatattatagaactggaTCTGGAAGTTGAGGtcatgatattatagaactggaTCTGGAAGTTGAGGTTatgatattatagaactggaTCTGGAAGTTGAGGTTatgatattatagaactggaTCTGGAAGTTGAGGtcatgatattatagaactggaTCTGGAAGTTGAGTTGACTGGATCTGGAAGTTGatgatattatagaactggaTCTGGAAGTTGAGGTTATGATATTATAGAAGAAGTTGAGGtcatgatattatagaactggaTCTGGAAGTTGAGGtcatgatattatagaactggaTCTGGAAGTTGAGGTCAGTTGATATTATTAGAACTGGATCTGGAAGTTGAGGtcatgatattatagaactggaTCTGGAAGTTGAGGtcatgatattatagaactggaAGTTGAGGtcatgatattatagaactggaAGTTGAGGTTatgatattatagaactggaTCTGGAAGTTGAGGtcatgatattatagaactggaTCTGGAAGTTGAGGtcatgatattatagaactggaTCTGGAAGTTGAGGtcatgatattatagaactggaTCTGGAAGTTGAGGtcatgatattatagaactggaTCTGGAAGTTGAGGTTatgatattatagaactggaTCTGGAAGTTGAGGtcatgatattatagaactggaTCTGGAAGTTGAGGtcatgatattatagaactggaTCTGGAAGTTGAGGtcatgatattatagaactggaTCTGGAAGTTGAGGtcatgatattatagaactggaTCTGAGGTCATGATATTATGAGGATCTGgaatgatattatagaactggaTCTGGAAGTTGAGGtcatgatattatagaactggaTCTGGAAGTTGAGGtcatgatattatagaactggaTCTGGAAGTTGAGGTTATGATATTATAGATCTGGAAGTTGAGGtcatgatattatagaactggaTCTGGAAGTTGAGGTTatgatattatagaactggaTCTGGAAGTTGAGGtcatgatattatagaactggaTCTGGAAGTTGAGGtcatgatattatagaactggaAGTTGAGGTTatgatattatagaactggaTCTGGAAGTTGAGGtcatgatattatagaactggaTCTGGAAGTTGAGGtcatgatattatagaactggaTCTGGAAGTTGAGGtcatgatattatagaactggaTCTGGAAGTTGAGGtcatgatattatagaactgAATCTGGAAGTTGAGGtcatgatattatagaactggaTCTGGAAGTTGAGGtcatgatattatagaactggaTCTGGAAGTTGAGGtcatgatattatagaactgAGAAGTTTatgatattatagaactggaTCTGGAAGTTGAGGtcatgatattatagaactggaAGTCTGGAAGTTGAGGTTtcatgatattatagaactggaTCTGGAAGTTGAGGtcatgatattatagaactggaTCTGGAAGTTGAGGtcatgatattatagaactggaTCTGGAAGTTGAGGtcatgatattatagaactggaTCTGGAAGTTGAGGtcatgatattatagaactggaTCTGTTGAGGtcatgatattatagaactggatcatgatattatagaactggaTCTGGAAGTTGAGGtcatgatattatagaactggaTCTGGAAGTTGAGGtcatgatattatagaactggaTCTGGAAGTTGAGGTTatgatattatagaactggaTCTGGAAGTTGAGGtcatgatattatagaactggaTCTGGAAGTTGAGGtcatgatattatagaactggaTCTGGAAGTTGAGGTTatgatattatagaactggaTCTGGAAGTTGAGGTTatgatattatagaactggaAGTTGAGGtcatgatattatagaactggaTCTGGAAGTTGAGGTTatgatattatagaactggaAGTTGAGGTCATGATATTATAGAATCTGGAAGTTGAGGtcatgatattatagaactggaTCTGGAAGTTGAGGTTatgatattatagaactggaTCTGGAAGTTGAGGtcatgatattatagaactggaTCTGGAAGTTGAGGTTatgatattatagaactggaTCTGGAAGTTGAGGtcatgatattatagaactggaTCTGGAAGTTGAGGTTatgatattatagaactggaTCTGGAAGTTGAGGtcatgatattatagaactggaTCTGGAAGTTGAGGTTatgatattatagaactggaAGTTGAGGtcatgatattatagaactggaTCTGGAAGTTGAGGTTatgatattatagaactggaTCTGGAAGTTGAGGtcatgatattatagaactggaAGTTGAGGTTatgatattatagaactggaTCTGGAAGTTGAGGTTatgatattatagaactggaTCTGGAAGTTGAGGtcatgatattatagaactggaTCTGGAAGTTGAGGtcatgatattatagaactggGTCTGGAAGTTGAGGTTatgatattatagaactggaTCTGGAAGTTGAGGtcatgatattatagaactggCGCTGTTGTCATTGTCAagcccttctctttccctcagACTGCATCTTGGTTTCTACAACAAGTTAGACAAAAAAACGTAGTGTATGAAATCCTAGTCTACTCTGTTTTTCAAATCCAAAATCACAACACTTCTTCCACGACCACGAAAATACATTCAAATAGCTCAAGCAAGTCACACAATGTTTCTTTATGGACAATTACAATCTAGTTGCTTGTATTAAAAGTTTACAAGGTAATTTGAATTCCTTTTATTAATTATACTACAGGCAGTAAACTTTTACAGGACGTGGATGGCAATAACAGCTTTTTTTATGTAAAAAAGACAAATAATAGTCAAAAAATGTACATTTTCTAGGGCAACGAGGTTatgatattatagaactggaTCTGTTGCCATTCTCTTTCCCTCAGACTGCATCTTGGTTTCTACCTGACCCCTCTGTTCTGGAGGAGTGTGGGCAGTCTGTGCATCACCCTCAACCTTTGAGGACCCTTCTCCAGTACCACACCAACCTTTCTCCAGACCCACATGTTGAGGCCAATGGTAGGAGAAGAAGACTTTTTGAAAAATGAGGGAATTATATTTTTATGTTCTTTACGTTTCTTTGACATTCATGTTTTGAtattcccttctcttcttctcttgtcCTCGGCTCTGTCATCTGGAGACGACCACATCCTGTCTCCATCTCCCCGAGAGTCATCCACTGACCAAGCTGACCCAGAGATCCAATCAGAACCCATACAGACATTTATGACCATTCAAAGCCCTGCATCATATTGCTGTGAGTCAGAAATGACACCTTCGCTGGATTACAGGGAGAGTCGACGAGGGATGAATTTAGACCGCACTGCAAATGGCGACATTTTCCCCTCGAATGAAGAGGTGGAGCGTGTCGACAAGGAAACTCTTGACGAAGAGAGTGAAATGGATCAGGCTTTTCTTCTCCTTCGTGCTGACAGTGGGCCGAAAATCCAACCGGGAGCTCACCGCTTCGAAAAGGAAACGCAGGATGTTTCTGATTGGTCTACGTCCTGTCGGCTCCGTCAGCCCACGGTGCTGCTGCACAGACTTGACATTACTGATACGCTGTCACCTGTGTCAGAGGTCTTTCCAACGCCGAGCAGAGAGAGGCTTCAGATTGACAATGTGGAAACccaaggacagagaggagaacggGTGGTATCACAGAGGAATGTCGAAGTCGAGCCCTCAGATAGCCGACCTCAGTATTCTCTGGTCCCTGGCCCATGCTGTACTAAGGGGCAGCCTAAAAGAAGCAAGCGTGTCAAAAAATGCTCCTTGTGTGGGAAAACTTTCAGGGAAGCAAAGGATTTGACAGCACACATAACATCTCACACTGAGCAGAGGCCTTACCAGTACACCCTGTGTAGTAGACAAGACGTTGAACACCGTGAGGACTTGCAGAAGCGTCGGCAGAATGTGTGTGAGGCGGCAGCTCAACCAGAAGAGGACAACACGTCTGAGGCGGCAGCTCAACCAGAAGAGGACAACACGTCTGAGGCGGCAGCTCAACCAGAAGAGGACAACACGTCTGAGGCGGCAGCTCAACCAGAAGAGGACAACACGTCTGAGGCGGCAGCTCAACCAGAAGAGGACAACACGCATCTGAGGTGGCAGCTCAACCAGAAGAGGACAACACGTCTGAGACATCGACGGAGGATTGCACAGAGATATCTCAGCCCCGCGACACTTTACCCCAGAGAAGGCACATGACAATCCAACACGGTAAACCGAGACAGTCTTCCAAAGTCACCAAATGCTCCGTGTGTGACGAGACCTTCAGTAAGGCATCGCACGTGGGATACACACATGGGAAGCTCCTGTGCCTCAACTGCGGGGATGTTTTTGAGAACTCCACTTTGAAGAAACACAAAAAAGTGTGTTTGAAGACAAAGAAacgtctctcttgctctctgtgcGGAGACACCTTTGATCTCTCTGAGCCAAACGAGCGTGAGGACGTGAACCCACAGCAACTTCCAAGGGAGGCTCTTCCAGAGGCCGGCGCTGTTTTGGCAGCAGTAGAAAATGCGACAGAGATGCCTCAGCCCTCAAACACAACACCCCAAAACCCAACCACCTCCAATGCTCTGCCCTTTCAGCTAGCTAATCATTACACAAAATGCCTTTTATGTAAAGAAGCTTTTGATAACGGAGAAGACCTGAGAAGACATCTGAGATTTCAACATGGTGTACTTCCTTACCTGTGCTTTAAATGTGGGGAGAGTTTCCAAAGCACCTCTGATCAGAAGAAACACTCGGACCAGTGTTCCGGTCGAAACATTCCAGAGTCCAGGAAGTGTCCCGGTTGCAGGACGAGGACTTCTCAATATAGACAACAGCAGCAGGAAATGACAAGTCAGGAAGTGAACCTTAAAAGACACCAGACAGCCTGGCCACTACATACAGGGGAAAACGAGATGGAGACCCCACAGTCCAGCAGCACAGACCTCAACTTCTCAAATGAGTCTCAGCAACACCGGCTAAACCAATCCGTCGATCCGTCAAACTTATTTGTAAGGTGCTTTTTCGATCAGCGAACTGCTCTTACAGTAAGCAGGTCTAGACCCCGAAGAGAGAACCGCTGTGATGAGACGGACTTTCAGACACAGCAAGACTTTAATGAGGAAGTGAATCCAAGCCAAACCCTAAGGGAGGTTGACCCAGCAGGTGGAGGCACATCTCAGCCTTCAAGGGGGAACGGGATAGAGACTCCCC
The window above is part of the Oncorhynchus keta strain PuntledgeMale-10-30-2019 unplaced genomic scaffold, Oket_V2 Un_contig_5888_pilon_pilon, whole genome shotgun sequence genome. Proteins encoded here:
- the LOC127925577 gene encoding zinc finger protein 853-like; amino-acid sequence: MTIQSPASYCCESEMTPSLDYRESRRGMNLDRTANGDIFPSNEEVERVDKETLDEESEMDQAFLLLRADSGPKIQPGAHRFEKETQDVSDWSTSCRLRQPTVLLHRLDITDTLSPVSEVFPTPSRERLQIDNVETQGQRGERVVSQRNVEVEPSDSRPQYSLVPGPCCTKGQPKRSKRVKKCSLCGKTFREAKDLTAHITSHTEQRPYQYTLCSRQDVEHREDLQKRRQNVCEAAAQPEEDNTSEAAAQPEEDNTSEAAAQPEEDNTSEAAAQPEEDNTSEAAAQPEEDNTHLRWQLNQKRTTRLRHRRRIAQRYLSPATLYPREGT